The Anticarsia gemmatalis isolate Benzon Research Colony breed Stoneville strain chromosome 29, ilAntGemm2 primary, whole genome shotgun sequence genome window below encodes:
- the LOC142985204 gene encoding protein C-mannosyl-transferase DPY19L1, whose protein sequence is MEENKVEPKAEVKRKFPTKKFAKGCLIATIAFSIGYLHYRYVSHLFENDRNFSYLSEMEREMSFRTEMGFYYSYYKTVIEERPFIAGISKLMYDRLVEYPKDVNAFNRFNIHPEVIIGALYRYLEPYINTSSHRECHMVDRGGGLAPVESCVGIGHPVYFYLETIWWLAGLTLAAVFLYAAALSESLLGGLLAVAQYLANHSEATRVQWAPNERENLAAPLLLLQTWLVTQQLRDHQRRTTFQLQVSIFVLNCLCLLFWQFTQFIFLTQTAIFFVMEQLRIIDIKSLCIFLHSHFCGLHMAVLLLQGNDMLKSSLYASFFLIVSVYCLFFSSFRIKVQNRIDIFVEAWLVLLRIAIVIFASIYTKKLISNFLEVQEDSHIWDILYSKFTNFKSFHTMIYTCSEVFDFLPWSSVKKLLKSCLIPFALLSVVNMCTYWVSCSISLCKKETATPTIEKENISDESDSGIENSDTKLRKRKLVTDLDLIDRDLKSKIDQGVENEDYWLLFLKNLRVDPGVFYSISQMVVFGIMALLVMRLKLLFVTQMCVVSGLMMNTSYYMVPKSYKRFIPFFWIISMSPLVHEMFHGITEELSHIGEFSDVSQEQLMEWIKAETPVTAAFAGSMPILASIMLITRRPIVAHPHYEHQEARERAYAVYKTYGRFTPHELYQELNKLRATHLVVETKYCYGRSSKGCSFQDIWDAETPWHAARASTCRVLLNERVEHFYRVFSNQHYAVFSVHDYSVRYMPRSFDT, encoded by the exons atgGAGGAGAATAAAGTGGAACCTAAAGCAGAGGTTAAAAGAAAGTTTCCGACTAAGAAATTTGCTAAAGGATGTCTAATCGCGACAATTG CATTCTCCATCGGTTACCTCCACTACCGCTACGTGTCCCACCTCTTTGAAAATGACCGTAACTTCTCATACTTATCCGAAATGGAACGAGAGATGTCTTTCCGTACAGAGATGGGCTTCTACTACTCATACTACAAGACTGTTATTGAAGAAAGACCGTTTATAGCTGGGATATCAAAGTTGATGTACGATCGGCTTGTCGAGTACCCAAAAGATGTGAATGCTtttaatagatttaatataCATCCTGAG GTAATAATCGGTGCATTATACCGCTACTTAGAACCGTACATCAACACGAGTTCTCACCGTGAGTGTCACATGGTAGACCGTGGCGGAGGCCTGGCTCCCGTGGAGAGCTGCGTGGGCATCGGACACCCAGTCTACTTCTACTTGGAGACAATATGGTGGCTTGCGGGCCTGACTCTTGCTGCTGTGTTCCTTTATGCTGCTGCTTTAAg TGAGAGTCTCCTAGGCGGCTTGCTAGCCGTGGCCCAATACTTAGCCAACCACTCTGAAGCGACCCGCGTGCAGTGGGCTCCCAACGAGCGAGAGAACCTCGCGgcgccgctgctgctgctgcagACGTGGCTCGTGACGCAGCAGCTCAGAGACCACCAGCGCAGGACCACCTTCCAGCTGCAG GTCTCCATATTCGTGCTAAACTGTCTTTGCCTCTTATTCTGGCAATTCACACAATTTATATTTCTAACACAAACAGCAATATTCTTCGTTATGGAACAACTTAGAATAATTGACATAAAATCTCTTTGTATATTCCTTCATTCACATTTCTGTGGCTTACATATGGCCGTACTTTTGTTACAAGGAAATGATATGCTAAAATCATCCTTATATGCATCGTTTTTCTTAATAGTATCGGTTTATTGTCTGTTTTTCAGTTCTTTCAGGATTAAGGTTCAAAATCGTATAGATATATTTGTTGAAGCTTGGCTAGTGTTATTACGAATAGCCATTGTTATTTTCGCTTCTATTTATACGAAGAAATTGATTAGTAATTTCTTGGAGGTACAAGAAGACTCTCATATTTGGGATATTTTATActcaaaatttacaaatttcAAATCGTTTCACACAATGATTTATACGTGTTCTGAAGTTTTCGATTTCCTTCCTTGGTCTTctgttaaaaaacttttaaaatcttGCCTTATTCCGTTCGCATTATTGAGTGTAGTGAACATGTGTACATATTGGGTGTCCTGCTCTATCTCCCTATGTAAGAAAGAGACGGCAACACCGACGATCGAGAAAGAAAACATATCAGACGAATCAGACAGTGGTATAGAAAATTCGGACACGAAATTGAGAAAACGAAAACTAGTTACTGATTTAGACCTTATTGATAGAGATTTAAAGTCTAAAATCGATCAGGGAGTTGAGAATGAAGATTATTGGTTGTTGTTCTTGAAGAATTTGCGAGTGGACCCGGGTGTGTTTTATAGTATATCTCAGATGGTCGTGTTTGGGATAATGGCTTTGCTCGTGATGAGGCTGAAGCTGTTGTTTGTGACGCAAATGTGTGTCGTGTCCGGACTGATGATGAACACTTCATATTATAT ggTACCGAAATCGTACAAGCGTTTTATACCATTTTTCTGGATAATCAGCATGTCTCCGTTAGTACATGAAATGTTTCATGGAATTACTGAAGAACTCTCTCATATAG GTGAATTCAGTGACGTCTCCCAAGAGCAGTTGATGGAGTGGATCAAAGCGGAGACGCCTGTGACCGCGGCGTTCGCGGGTTCGATGCCCATCTTAGCCAGTATCATGTTGATCACTAGGAGACCTATAGTTGCACACCCACATTACGAACACCAAGAAGCCAG GGAGCGTGCGTATGCGGTGTACAAGACATACGGGCGGTTCACTCCTCATGAACTGTATCAAGAATTGAACAAGCTGAGAGCGACGCATCTCGTCGTTGAGACTAAGTACTGCTACGGACGAAGCAG taAAGGGTGTTCATTCCAAGACATATGGGACGCGGAGACGCCGTGGCACGCGGCCCGCGCGTCAACCTGCCGCGTGCTGCTCAACGAGAGAGTAGAACACTTCTACCGGGTGTTCAGTAACCAACACTACGCCGTGTTCAGCGTGCACGATTACAGTGTCAG ATACATGCCTCGTAGTTTCGACACCTGA